From one Dermacentor silvarum isolate Dsil-2018 chromosome 3, BIME_Dsil_1.4, whole genome shotgun sequence genomic stretch:
- the LOC119445982 gene encoding alpha-L-fucosidase, whose protein sequence is MSLSASCVLLLVFAMTAGPAGSSSARRYSPDWSSLDTRPLPPWFDEAKIGVFLHWGVFSVPSFGSEWFWHNWHEGQSAYVEFMRRNYRPGFTYQDFAPQFTAEFFDPARWADIFAKSGARYVVLTGKHHEGFTLWPSNVSWNWNAQDVGPHRDLVGDLADAVRRRGGMRFGVYHSMMDWYHPLYLADKASGFESALFPPAKAIPELVEIVKRYEPDIVWSDGEWEAPDTYWNSTSFLAWLYNDSPVRSTVVVNDRWGKGVRCKHGDFFNCDDQFNPGVLQPHKWENCLPVDKGSWGYRRNADLSDYRSIGELLDILASTISCNGNLLINVGPTKDGIIVPAFEERLTQLGEWLAVNGEAVYGSKPWKHQNDTATPHVWYTAKADVVYVYVMRWPKNEQLYLESLELSPQSRVTMLGLPTEQTFAWASAQSLEDVGQLRAARKGTTVKFPTLTPDKLPTPWAWVLKVEGAI, encoded by the exons ATGAGCCTCTCGGCATCGTGCGTGCTGCTTCTCGTATTCGCGATGACAGCGGGGCCGGCGGGCTCGTCAAGTGCCCGCCGTTACAGCCCAGACTGGTCGTCGCTGGACACTCGGCCACTGCCACCGTGGTTCGACGAGGCCAAGATCGGCGTTTTCCTTCACTGGGGCGTGTTCTCGGTGCCCAGCTTCGGGAGCGAGTGGTTCTGGCACAACTGGCACGAAGGGCAGTCCGCGTACGTGGAGTTCATGAGGCGCAACTACAGGCCGGGCTTCACGTACCAGGATTTCGCCCCACAGTTCACGGCTGAGTTCTTCGACCCCGCTCGCTGGGCCGACATCTTCGCCAA GTCGGGAGCCCGGTACGTGGTGTTGACGGGAAAGCACCACGAGGGCTTCACCCTTTGGCCCTCGAACGTCTCGTGGAACTGGAACGCCCAGGACGTGGGGCCACACCGGGACTTGGTCGGGGACCTGGCAGATGCTGTTAGGCGACGCGGAGGCATGCGGTTCGGCGTGTACCACTCCATGATGGATTGGTACCACCCGCTATACTTGGCCGACAAGGCGTCCGGATTCGAGAGTGCCCTGTTTCCACCCGCCAAGGCCATCCCGGAACTGGTGGAGATCGTTAAAAG GTACGAACCGGACATTGTCTGGTCTGACGGAGAATGGGAAGCGCCGGACACTTACTGGAACAGCACGTCTTTCCTCGCCTGGCTGTACAACGACAGCCCCGTCCGCTCCACCGTGGTGGTCAACGACCGCTGGGGCAAAGGCGTGCGCTGCAAACACGGCGACTTCTTCAACTGCGACGACCAGTTCAATCCGGGAGTGCTGCAGCCACACAAGTGGGAGAACTGCCTGCCAGTTGACAAGGGCTCCTGGGGCTACAGACGCAATGCAGACCTCTCGGACTACCGCAGCATCGGCGAGCTCCTCGACATCCTGGCCAGCACGATCAGCTGCAACGGCAACCTGCTCATCAACGTCGGCCCGACCAAGGACGGCATCATCGTGCCTGCTTTCGAAGAGCGGCTCACTCAGTTGGGGGAGTGGCTTGCGGTCAACGGCGAAGCCGTCTACGGATCGAAGCCCTGGAAGCACCAGAACGACACGGCCACGCCGCACGTGTGGTACACGGCCAAGGCCGACGTGGTGTACGTGTACGTGATGAGGTGGCCCAAGAACGAGCAGCTCTACCTGGAGTCGTTGGAATTGTCGCCGCAAAGCAGAGTTACGATGCTCGGGCTGCCCACCGAACAGACGTTCGCTTGGGCATCAGCTCAATCTTTAGAAGACGTGGGCCAACTACGAGCCGCTAGGAAGGGCACGACTGTCAAATTTCCCACGCTCACCCCAGACAAGCTGCCAACGCCGTGGGCATGGGTGCTGAAGGTGGAAGGGGCCATTTAA
- the LOC119444085 gene encoding uncharacterized protein LOC119444085 — protein sequence MPLTCVCKVIRRIFAFGARVRHVFPVGTSGTPRHSKLAKVTKRKFKEMQYWRRGTDLRRFVFLRTILRKTRSSTATAERDKEKAATTESSDSRGLAKEKRKQSRQAAQKRAAEFKFILPDRAKESGKGTFKKFPSLLALARKLGRYCRRGSIHY from the exons ATGCCGCTGACGTGCGTGTGCAAGGTCATCCGCAGGATTTTCGCCTTCGGTGCCAGAGTTCGGCATGTCTTTCCGGTGGGCACTTCCGGGACGCCCAGACATTCGAAACTGGCGAAAGTGACGAAGCGGAAGTTCAAGGAAATGCAATACTGGAGACGCGGCACCGACCTCCGTCGATTCGTGTTCTTGAGAACGATCTTGAGGAAGACTCGTTCTTCGACGGCGACGGCTGAACGCGACAAAGAAAAAGCTGCGACCACCGAAAGTAGTGATTCACGTGGGCTTGCCAAAGAGAAGAGGAAGCAGTCTCGACAGGCCGCGCAGAAGAGGGCGGCGGAGTTCAAGTTCATCCTGCCGGACCGAGCCAAGGA GAGCGGAAAGGGAACGTTCAAGAAATTTCCGAGCCTGCTTGCCCTGGCCCGGAAACTCGGAAGATATTGCAGACGCGGAAGCATTCATTACTAA